In a genomic window of Spirosoma agri:
- a CDS encoding SusC/RagA family TonB-linked outer membrane protein translates to MQRLLTLMCLLLTATLALAQQRTVTGTILDSKTNEPLPGASIIIPGTKTGTVADVAGKFSIAVPQSATGITVSFIGYATQVVSVANTNTVTVSLAEGGQLAEVVVLGYTTARRQDLTGAVAIVDVAATKATSSGNPMQALQGRVPGLYVEKSGTPSGESSRVLIRGANTLGNNDPLYIIDGVPTKRPFVFQSLNSTAIQSIQVLKDASSASIYGSRASNGVIIVTTKNGYNTDGKLNVQFNTSISAQSEKPERFKMLNAVDRGRALWQASVNDGADPASAYGEIYNFDWNKNFSNPVLNNVTVQPYVGGNQTVPAGDTDWQKELYQTGLITNNDLTISGGTKSSSILVNLSYLNTKGMVRFTDYNRITGRVNGLTSLADNRVKFGVNLQLTASRETPVTTDLGGAPTPGLAVTLAPTIPVYTTTGDYAGPIGSGYSDRNNPVFMQYINRWDKVRRTFAFGNIFTEIEPIRGLVFRSSLGMDNAGFSNKNIEQSFQNGFIARSLNSLTLSTNQFLSLTWTNTLRYNFDLGAHRFNVLAGVESIKDNLDNVVSYRENFAVQSEDYFVLSAASGNASSTGTSTGSRLLSQFARIDYGFGDRYLAALTLRRDGSSRFGTDNRYGFFPAASVGWRIDKEGFMQNMKAVSNLKLRAGVGRIGNQDIGDLARFGLFEPRYGTLASQVPNGHNGFFDQYWNVGTAYDLNGTNSGTLPSGFVQTQGANPALKWETTDELNVGLDFGFLNGSLVGSFDYFTRETKDILIQPPVAAAVGEGQLKFVNGATKTNKGFELLLTYYGKPKGDFRYNVSANFARFRDKITVLPDEVRSAFAGNAVTTIIGHSQFDLFGYRTDGLFQNQEDVNRHAQQVGAAPGRIKYRDLNGDGKIDALDQEFFGTTLPGLEYGVRAELGYKNFDLSIFGSGIASRTGFDPYTFYNNFIRGRENVGPGVFNAWTPQNTSSRIPALTLSDGNNETRSSDYFNVSTAYFKLRNVQLGYTFPRDMVGKLGMTSLRLYAMAENVFWLKNKNFLGPDPERIDINTVPVPRTITFGLNVSF, encoded by the coding sequence ATGCAACGTTTACTTACCCTCATGTGCCTGTTGCTGACAGCCACATTGGCGCTCGCCCAGCAGCGTACGGTTACCGGGACTATCCTCGATTCGAAAACTAACGAGCCACTCCCCGGTGCCAGCATCATTATTCCCGGAACGAAGACGGGAACGGTTGCCGATGTCGCCGGGAAGTTTTCGATCGCGGTGCCGCAGAGTGCCACCGGCATCACCGTATCGTTTATCGGTTATGCTACGCAGGTTGTATCGGTGGCAAACACGAATACCGTAACGGTTTCGCTGGCCGAAGGTGGTCAACTAGCCGAAGTGGTCGTGCTGGGGTATACCACGGCCCGCCGTCAGGATCTGACGGGTGCGGTAGCGATTGTGGACGTAGCCGCTACGAAAGCGACCAGTTCGGGGAACCCCATGCAGGCCTTGCAGGGCCGGGTACCGGGTTTGTACGTGGAGAAATCGGGTACGCCATCCGGCGAGTCCAGCCGGGTGCTGATCCGGGGAGCCAATACGCTCGGCAACAACGATCCGTTGTACATCATCGACGGGGTGCCAACCAAGCGACCGTTCGTTTTCCAGAGTTTGAATTCCACCGCTATTCAGTCCATTCAGGTGCTGAAAGATGCGTCGTCGGCGTCTATCTACGGATCGCGGGCATCGAACGGGGTGATTATCGTAACCACAAAAAACGGCTACAATACCGACGGAAAACTGAATGTTCAGTTCAATACCAGTATCTCGGCCCAGTCCGAAAAACCCGAGCGGTTCAAGATGCTAAACGCCGTTGATCGGGGGCGGGCGCTCTGGCAGGCATCGGTCAATGACGGAGCCGACCCTGCTTCGGCCTACGGTGAGATTTACAACTTCGACTGGAATAAAAATTTTAGCAATCCTGTACTCAACAACGTAACGGTGCAGCCTTACGTGGGCGGTAACCAGACCGTACCGGCTGGCGATACCGACTGGCAGAAAGAACTGTATCAGACCGGTTTGATTACAAACAACGACCTTACCATTTCGGGTGGGACCAAAAGTTCGTCGATTCTGGTCAACCTGAGCTACCTCAACACGAAAGGGATGGTTCGGTTCACCGACTACAACCGGATTACGGGACGCGTGAATGGCTTGACCAGTCTGGCTGATAACCGGGTGAAGTTCGGCGTTAATCTGCAACTGACCGCTTCCCGCGAAACCCCTGTTACCACTGACCTGGGGGGCGCACCAACACCCGGTCTGGCCGTCACGCTGGCGCCAACCATTCCGGTCTACACCACAACGGGTGACTACGCTGGCCCTATCGGATCGGGCTATTCGGACCGGAACAACCCGGTGTTTATGCAGTACATCAACCGCTGGGACAAAGTCCGCCGGACGTTTGCCTTCGGAAACATCTTCACCGAGATCGAACCGATCCGGGGGCTGGTGTTCCGGTCGTCGCTGGGCATGGACAATGCCGGTTTCTCCAATAAAAACATCGAGCAGTCGTTCCAGAACGGCTTTATCGCCCGGTCGCTCAACAGTTTGACGCTTAGTACCAACCAGTTCTTGAGCCTAACCTGGACCAATACGTTACGGTATAACTTCGATCTGGGGGCGCATCGGTTCAACGTACTGGCGGGGGTTGAATCCATCAAGGACAATCTGGATAACGTCGTATCGTACCGCGAGAATTTTGCTGTGCAGAGCGAAGATTACTTTGTCCTGAGTGCCGCGTCGGGCAATGCCAGCAGCACGGGTACATCGACCGGAAGCCGGTTACTGTCGCAGTTTGCCCGGATCGATTACGGTTTTGGCGATCGCTACCTGGCTGCGCTGACGCTTCGTCGGGATGGTTCGTCCCGGTTTGGTACCGACAATCGGTACGGCTTTTTTCCGGCGGCTTCGGTCGGCTGGCGCATCGATAAGGAAGGATTCATGCAGAACATGAAGGCCGTCAGCAACCTCAAACTACGGGCGGGCGTGGGCCGGATCGGCAATCAGGACATTGGGGACTTAGCCCGGTTTGGTTTGTTCGAGCCCCGCTACGGTACGTTAGCCTCGCAGGTGCCCAATGGTCACAACGGCTTTTTCGATCAATACTGGAACGTGGGAACGGCTTATGACCTGAACGGCACGAACAGCGGTACGTTACCATCCGGCTTCGTGCAAACGCAGGGAGCAAACCCGGCTCTCAAATGGGAAACGACCGACGAACTAAACGTAGGGCTTGATTTCGGATTCCTGAACGGTAGTCTGGTCGGTTCGTTCGATTACTTTACCCGCGAAACCAAAGACATTCTTATTCAGCCACCCGTAGCGGCAGCGGTGGGCGAGGGCCAGCTGAAGTTCGTGAACGGGGCAACGAAAACCAACAAAGGGTTTGAATTACTGCTGACGTATTACGGTAAACCCAAAGGCGATTTCCGGTATAACGTATCGGCCAACTTTGCCCGCTTCCGGGACAAGATCACCGTATTGCCCGACGAAGTGCGGTCAGCCTTTGCCGGAAATGCCGTGACGACGATCATTGGTCACTCGCAATTCGATCTGTTTGGCTACCGGACCGACGGTTTGTTCCAGAATCAGGAAGACGTAAACCGGCACGCTCAGCAGGTTGGGGCCGCTCCGGGACGCATCAAGTACCGGGATCTTAACGGCGACGGTAAAATCGACGCGCTGGACCAGGAATTTTTTGGCACGACGCTGCCCGGTCTTGAGTACGGTGTGCGCGCTGAACTGGGCTACAAAAACTTCGATCTTTCGATCTTCGGATCGGGGATAGCCAGCCGGACGGGTTTCGATCCTTACACGTTCTACAACAACTTTATCCGTGGTCGCGAAAACGTAGGACCGGGCGTGTTCAATGCCTGGACACCGCAGAACACATCGTCCCGCATTCCGGCGCTTACGTTGTCGGATGGCAATAACGAAACCCGGTCGTCGGATTATTTCAACGTTAGCACCGCTTATTTCAAACTGCGGAACGTCCAGTTGGGCTATACGTTCCCACGGGACATGGTAGGCAAGCTCGGCATGACGAGCCTGCGGCTGTACGCGATGGCCGAGAACGTGTTCTGGCTGAAAAACAAGAATTTCCTGGGACCGGACCCCGAACGTATCGACATCAATACGGTTCCCGTACCGCGTACCATCACGTTCGGTTTAAATGTTTCCTTCTAA
- a CDS encoding RagB/SusD family nutrient uptake outer membrane protein gives MKNKVLVSLLLMAGGGLFSSCKEFLDYQPQGTLSSENIKSADNADALVTAAYASLGNGEMIGPIASMWVYGSVRSDDAYKGGGGVSDLEDINFYEQHNLTQPQQGGGFYHPYTWENYYKAISRANVAIRSISNLTESSFALKTTRLAELRFLRGHAHFMLKMLFKYVPYIDETLSNDQILGTSNRKYTNDQLWDKIAEDFQYAVTNLPVSQSQVGRANKLSAAAYLAKLRLYQAYEQDDNHKVVSINKTKLQQVVDLTQQVISSGKYNLQSDFAENFLPEYDNGVESVFAVQYSINDGTTLGRLNFEDGLNYPHGAPQYGCCGFHQPSQNLANAFGTDANGLPKFDTFNDAVIDFKTATVDPRVDHTIGIDGHPYKYNSASPFSNSWIRDPGVYGFFQTMKSQQLATSSSYKKQGPFMGVSKNIDIIRYSDVLLWQAEAYIELGQQALALPLINKIRARAAASTGRTKKADGTDPSKYLIKPYDSANWTQSYARKALQFERRLEFATESPRFFDLVRWGIAAETLNAYITKEKTRRSHLSGAKFTAGRDEYLPIPQREITFTKGLYQQNPGF, from the coding sequence ATGAAAAATAAAGTTCTGGTTTCATTGCTTCTGATGGCCGGTGGCGGTTTGTTTTCGTCCTGCAAAGAATTCCTGGATTACCAGCCGCAGGGAACGCTGTCGTCCGAAAATATAAAAAGCGCCGACAATGCCGACGCGCTCGTAACGGCTGCTTATGCGTCGCTGGGCAACGGCGAAATGATCGGCCCTATCGCCAGCATGTGGGTGTACGGCAGCGTCCGGTCCGACGATGCCTACAAAGGGGGCGGTGGCGTGTCTGATCTGGAAGATATCAACTTTTACGAGCAGCACAACCTGACGCAGCCGCAGCAGGGCGGTGGGTTCTACCACCCGTACACTTGGGAGAATTACTACAAAGCCATCTCCCGGGCCAACGTAGCCATCCGGTCGATCAGTAATCTGACAGAATCGAGTTTTGCGTTGAAAACGACGCGTCTGGCCGAACTGCGGTTTCTGCGGGGTCACGCACACTTCATGCTGAAAATGCTGTTCAAATATGTGCCTTACATCGACGAAACGCTGTCTAATGATCAGATTCTGGGTACGTCGAACCGGAAGTACACCAACGACCAGCTGTGGGACAAGATCGCCGAAGATTTTCAGTACGCGGTGACGAACCTGCCCGTTTCGCAGTCGCAGGTGGGGCGGGCGAATAAACTGTCGGCGGCTGCTTATCTGGCCAAATTGCGGCTTTATCAGGCGTATGAGCAGGACGATAATCACAAAGTTGTCAGCATCAATAAAACGAAGTTGCAGCAAGTGGTAGACCTGACCCAGCAGGTGATCAGCTCAGGAAAATATAATCTGCAATCGGATTTTGCCGAGAATTTCCTGCCCGAATACGACAACGGTGTCGAGTCGGTCTTTGCGGTACAATATTCCATCAACGACGGAACGACGCTGGGACGGCTCAATTTTGAAGATGGTCTGAACTATCCCCACGGCGCTCCGCAGTACGGTTGCTGCGGTTTTCACCAGCCCAGCCAGAACCTGGCCAATGCCTTCGGAACGGACGCCAACGGACTACCTAAGTTCGATACGTTCAACGACGCCGTGATCGATTTCAAAACAGCTACGGTCGATCCGCGCGTCGATCACACCATCGGAATCGATGGTCACCCGTACAAATACAATTCGGCGTCACCATTCAGCAATAGTTGGATACGCGATCCGGGCGTGTACGGGTTTTTCCAGACCATGAAATCGCAGCAGCTAGCGACTAGTTCGTCGTACAAAAAGCAGGGTCCGTTCATGGGTGTTTCGAAAAATATCGACATCATCCGGTACAGTGATGTGCTGCTGTGGCAGGCCGAAGCGTATATCGAATTGGGACAGCAAGCCCTGGCGTTGCCGTTGATCAATAAGATACGGGCGCGGGCCGCTGCCAGTACGGGCCGCACCAAGAAAGCCGATGGCACTGATCCGTCCAAGTACCTGATCAAACCCTACGATTCCGCCAACTGGACACAGTCGTACGCCCGGAAGGCCTTACAGTTCGAACGTCGTCTTGAGTTCGCTACCGAAAGCCCCCGCTTCTTCGATCTGGTACGTTGGGGTATTGCTGCCGAAACGCTCAACGCGTACATTACCAAAGAAAAAACCCGCCGGTCGCACCTGAGTGGTGCTAAATTTACGGCGGGCCGGGATGAATACCTGCCCATTCCGCAACGGGAAATTACCTTTACGAAGGGGCTTTATCAGCAGAATCCCGGATTTTAA
- a CDS encoding glycoside hydrolase family 32 protein: MKNSLLSILVTLLTFAGSTVLAQTHRPQFHFSPKAHWINDPNGMVYYKGIYHLFYQYHPASSVWGPMHWGHTTSKDMVHWQEQPIALYPDSLGYIFSGSAVVDVNNTSGFGKNGQTPLVAIFTHHNPKLEKQKPEQVQSQSLAYSLDEGKTWTKYAGNPVLPNPGITDFRDPKVRWFEPQKKWVMTLATKDRVTFYSSPNLKNWTKESEFGSDAGAHGGVWECPDLFPLTHNGKKVWVLIVNINPGGPNKGSAAQYFLGDFDGKMFKAYSKETKWMDFGADNYAGVTFANTGDRVTLIGWMSNWQYARDVPTPNWRGATTVPRDLGLQEVDKELYLTSTPVKELNALDGQRFSLKNLTVKGQYDLTAKANNETGLFKLELATKSIADFSIVLANEAGNELVIGYDKSTNTYYIDRSRSGKVEFEKGFGERHTAPRLSTDATISLTLLADVASVELFADKGLTVMTDIFFPDKPMNKLFVKSATGVSITTLTYTKLKSALAEKAGSPE, encoded by the coding sequence ATGAAAAACAGCCTCTTGTCCATCCTCGTCACCCTACTGACGTTCGCCGGGTCTACGGTACTGGCCCAGACCCACCGGCCACAGTTTCACTTTTCGCCCAAAGCCCACTGGATCAATGATCCGAATGGAATGGTCTATTACAAAGGGATATACCATTTGTTTTACCAATACCACCCGGCGAGTTCAGTGTGGGGGCCGATGCACTGGGGGCACACGACCAGCAAGGACATGGTGCACTGGCAGGAACAGCCCATCGCTCTGTATCCGGATAGTCTGGGCTATATTTTCTCGGGAAGCGCGGTCGTCGATGTGAACAACACCAGCGGGTTTGGCAAAAATGGACAAACACCGCTAGTCGCCATTTTCACGCACCACAATCCCAAACTCGAAAAGCAGAAACCGGAGCAGGTTCAGTCACAAAGCCTTGCCTATAGTCTTGACGAAGGTAAAACCTGGACCAAATATGCCGGTAATCCGGTTCTGCCTAACCCCGGCATAACCGATTTTCGTGATCCTAAAGTACGGTGGTTCGAGCCGCAGAAGAAGTGGGTCATGACGCTGGCTACGAAAGATCGTGTTACCTTTTACTCGTCGCCGAATCTCAAAAACTGGACCAAAGAAAGCGAGTTCGGCAGCGATGCCGGAGCGCACGGGGGCGTCTGGGAATGCCCGGATCTGTTCCCGCTGACGCATAACGGCAAAAAGGTGTGGGTGCTGATCGTAAACATCAACCCCGGCGGACCAAACAAGGGATCGGCCGCGCAGTATTTTCTGGGCGATTTTGATGGGAAAATGTTTAAAGCGTATTCAAAAGAGACAAAATGGATGGACTTCGGTGCCGACAACTACGCTGGTGTTACGTTCGCCAATACCGGCGATCGGGTAACGCTGATCGGGTGGATGAGCAACTGGCAATACGCCCGTGATGTGCCTACGCCCAACTGGCGCGGTGCGACAACCGTGCCGCGCGACCTCGGCCTGCAGGAAGTGGACAAGGAACTGTATCTGACATCGACACCGGTTAAGGAGCTGAATGCGCTTGATGGTCAACGCTTTTCGCTGAAGAACCTGACCGTGAAAGGCCAGTATGACTTAACGGCCAAAGCCAACAACGAAACTGGCCTGTTCAAGCTGGAACTAGCCACCAAAAGCATCGCCGATTTCTCGATTGTGCTGGCCAACGAAGCGGGCAATGAACTGGTCATCGGCTACGATAAGTCAACCAATACGTATTATATCGATCGCAGCCGTTCGGGTAAAGTAGAGTTCGAGAAAGGATTTGGCGAGCGGCACACCGCCCCGCGCTTATCGACCGATGCCACGATCTCCCTGACACTTCTGGCTGATGTGGCTTCGGTCGAGCTGTTCGCCGACAAGGGCCTGACGGTTATGACGGACATCTTTTTTCCGGATAAACCCATGAACAAGCTGTTCGTCAAATCGGCAACGGGCGTTTCCATAACCACACTGACCTACACGAAGCTAAAATCGGCTCTCGCTGAAAAAGCAGGCTCACCGGAATAA
- a CDS encoding glycoside hydrolase family 30 protein produces MRMTLKQQAIALSFLTLTGLSTGCQRNALNRTSSTGVEFWLTNPDRSSLFTKQAGALSFANATNGNPTIDIDASQTFQSIDGFGYTLTGGSAMLLNRMDAKARAALLNELFSTEGNSIGVSYLRISIGASDLDDRVFSYDDLPEGQTDVDLKKFSLDPDRAHLIPVLKEILAINPAIKIMGSPWSPPAWMKTNSNSKGGSLKPEYYNAYAQYFIKYIQGMKAEGIRIDAITIQNEPLHPGNNPSLLMLPADQALFIKTSLGPAFKSAQIDTKIFLYDHNADRPDYPISILNDPEAKKYVDGSAFHLYAGSIEALTEVHNAHPDKNLYFTEQWIGAPGNLKGDLAWHVKTLIIGATRNWSRNVLEWNLAADPKQEPHTPGGCTQCMGALTLDGNTVTRNPAYYNVAVASKFVRPGSVRIQSNTSDTLPNVAFKTPDGRKVIIVLNTKESTQAFNVREDGKLISTSLPAGSVGTYVW; encoded by the coding sequence ATGCGAATGACCCTTAAACAGCAAGCCATTGCGCTCTCCTTCTTGACACTCACCGGCCTAAGCACGGGTTGTCAGCGAAACGCGCTCAATCGTACCTCATCAACGGGCGTCGAGTTCTGGCTGACCAATCCGGATCGGTCGTCACTCTTCACAAAACAAGCGGGTGCCCTCTCTTTCGCTAACGCAACGAACGGGAACCCAACGATCGACATTGATGCGTCGCAAACGTTCCAATCGATCGACGGTTTCGGCTACACACTGACGGGTGGTAGCGCCATGTTGCTGAACCGGATGGATGCTAAAGCGCGGGCGGCTTTGCTGAACGAATTGTTTTCCACTGAAGGAAACAGCATCGGTGTGAGTTATCTGCGCATCAGCATCGGCGCGTCGGACCTGGATGACCGGGTTTTCTCGTATGACGATCTGCCGGAGGGCCAGACGGACGTAGATCTAAAAAAGTTTTCACTCGATCCGGATCGCGCGCACCTGATTCCTGTTCTGAAAGAAATTCTGGCGATCAACCCCGCCATCAAAATCATGGGCTCGCCCTGGTCGCCCCCGGCCTGGATGAAGACCAACAGCAACTCGAAAGGTGGTAGCCTGAAACCGGAGTATTACAACGCCTACGCCCAGTATTTCATCAAGTATATTCAGGGCATGAAGGCCGAAGGCATTCGGATCGACGCGATCACGATTCAAAACGAACCGCTCCATCCGGGCAATAATCCAAGCTTACTGATGTTACCGGCAGATCAGGCACTATTTATCAAAACAAGCCTGGGTCCTGCTTTCAAATCGGCACAGATCGACACGAAAATTTTCCTCTACGATCATAACGCCGACCGGCCCGATTACCCCATTTCCATTCTGAACGATCCGGAAGCGAAAAAATACGTCGATGGGTCGGCCTTTCACCTGTACGCGGGTTCCATCGAAGCGTTAACCGAAGTGCACAACGCCCACCCGGACAAGAACCTGTATTTTACGGAACAGTGGATTGGGGCACCGGGTAATCTAAAAGGCGATCTGGCCTGGCACGTCAAGACGCTGATCATCGGAGCCACCCGCAACTGGAGCCGCAACGTGCTGGAGTGGAACCTGGCGGCTGATCCAAAACAGGAGCCGCATACCCCTGGCGGCTGCACCCAATGTATGGGTGCCCTTACGCTGGACGGCAATACCGTGACGCGCAACCCGGCTTATTATAACGTAGCGGTAGCGTCGAAGTTTGTGCGGCCTGGCTCGGTCCGCATTCAGTCAAACACGTCGGACACGCTGCCGAATGTGGCCTTTAAAACGCCCGATGGTCGAAAAGTAATTATCGTGCTCAATACAAAGGAGTCAACACAGGCGTTCAACGTCCGCGAGGACGGGAAGCTGATCAGTACATCGCTACCCGCCGGTTCAGTCGGAACGTACGTCTGGTAG
- a CDS encoding mannitol dehydrogenase family protein, protein MLTLTQNVLTEDSPAIHVPTYNPTDLTAGIAHIGVGNFHRAHQAYYTNKFLNLSNQSDWGIRGIGITASGKEMATKFASQDSLYTLTEYQPDGASTVSVVGAIIDYVAASDDLEKAIDYLADPAIRIVSLTITEGGYNTDDQGNFLLDTPSIAHDLAHPDQPITAFGYVTEALARRRERGSGPFTILSCDNLQHNGDVAKNAFLSFAQARDPELAHWIAERVTFPNSMVDRITPSVDELDRERLNAESGIDDSIPVYCEEFTDWVIENNFCAGRPDWELAGVTFVEDVAPYEALKLRFLNASHSMLAYPAFLAGYRTVHEAMGDTLFSSYISVFINHVVSPLVTPPDSVDLADYKAKLLGRLSNAAVSDQLSRLCFDGASKLPAFLLPTLSELAQQNKPTHCLAFLMAAYGHYLQSEADDQGNSYSVNEPFLQKSDWLKINDHDVLAFLDCTPFAAAKLRDIPHFAATYKLYRKQIAIYGIAFSLRQTMCTFWEAI, encoded by the coding sequence ATGTTAACGCTAACACAGAACGTCCTTACAGAAGACTCTCCGGCCATACACGTGCCGACGTATAACCCGACCGACTTGACCGCTGGTATTGCGCATATCGGCGTTGGAAATTTTCACCGGGCGCATCAGGCTTACTACACGAACAAATTTCTGAATCTCTCCAATCAGTCAGATTGGGGCATTCGGGGTATTGGCATTACGGCATCGGGCAAGGAAATGGCAACGAAGTTCGCCAGTCAGGACAGCCTGTACACCCTCACGGAGTACCAGCCCGATGGCGCGTCTACAGTGTCGGTCGTTGGGGCGATCATCGACTATGTAGCGGCCAGTGATGATCTGGAAAAAGCCATTGACTATTTAGCCGATCCGGCCATCCGAATTGTGTCGCTCACGATAACCGAAGGCGGCTATAACACCGACGACCAGGGCAACTTCCTGCTCGATACGCCATCCATTGCGCACGATCTGGCGCATCCGGATCAGCCCATAACCGCGTTTGGATATGTGACCGAAGCGTTGGCGCGCAGACGGGAACGCGGCAGCGGGCCGTTCACCATTCTGTCCTGCGATAACCTGCAACACAATGGCGATGTGGCAAAGAACGCGTTTCTGTCGTTTGCTCAGGCCAGAGATCCCGAACTGGCGCACTGGATAGCGGAACGGGTCACGTTTCCCAATTCGATGGTCGACCGTATAACGCCTTCGGTGGACGAGCTGGACCGCGAACGACTCAACGCCGAAAGTGGTATCGATGACTCGATCCCCGTCTATTGCGAAGAATTTACCGACTGGGTTATCGAAAACAACTTCTGCGCCGGACGACCCGACTGGGAACTGGCCGGTGTCACGTTTGTCGAAGATGTAGCACCTTACGAAGCCCTGAAGCTCCGGTTTCTGAATGCCTCACACAGCATGCTGGCCTACCCCGCGTTTCTGGCCGGTTACCGAACTGTGCACGAAGCGATGGGTGATACGCTGTTCAGCAGTTACATTAGCGTCTTTATCAATCACGTCGTTTCGCCATTGGTGACGCCCCCCGACAGTGTCGACCTGGCCGATTACAAAGCGAAATTATTGGGTCGTCTGTCGAACGCTGCCGTAAGCGATCAGTTATCCCGTTTGTGTTTCGATGGCGCGTCGAAATTACCCGCATTCCTGTTGCCAACCCTTTCAGAGCTTGCTCAACAGAACAAACCAACGCATTGCCTCGCTTTTTTGATGGCGGCTTATGGCCATTACCTTCAGTCGGAGGCAGATGATCAGGGAAATTCGTATTCCGTGAACGAGCCGTTTCTTCAGAAAAGCGACTGGCTAAAGATCAACGATCACGATGTACTGGCTTTTTTAGACTGTACACCTTTTGCCGCTGCGAAATTGCGGGACATTCCACACTTTGCCGCCACGTACAAGTTGTATCGGAAGCAAATCGCGATTTATGGGATTGCTTTCTCTCTCCGGCAAACGATGTGTACGTTTTGGGAAGCGATCTGA
- a CDS encoding RagB/SusD family nutrient uptake outer membrane protein, giving the protein MKRLIIFCIPFLLLASCNVLDKQPLPSITPENFFTSADDAEAALTAAYDALQQGSLYGQDLNVVGEVPSDNVTSSNGDVNALERLIWTPQTGQVSGVFQNSYVGINRANAVLRYVPTIQMDQTRRNQIVGEAYFLRALHYFNLVRMYGGVPLRLEPTESGEPSVVALAKSTADQVYAQILTDLQQAEQLTATTFGSQTANRTRIIKTAANALQTRVYLTQRQWSDAATAANKVISSGLYQLSPTFNALFPPDNNTESIVEVQFAGNADGGFILPDLLLPSPPATYSFPKFNIPTTELLQYADTLNDLRWKFTGEVTQAGRNHASFVMATSGNANDNGPFVYKWRSNPNAFNSPDNYYVLRLADVMLMFAEASNEQNGPNQDALTRLNAVRTRAGLAALTLANLTTKQAFRDEVDRQRRLELAFEGERWFDLLRYARQTQADASATHKVTALDIIQQVRGTRDVNYLLFPIPQSEVNNNALIQQNPGY; this is encoded by the coding sequence ATGAAACGTCTTATCATATTTTGCATTCCTTTTTTGCTGCTGGCGAGCTGTAACGTGCTGGACAAACAGCCGCTGCCCAGTATAACGCCAGAAAACTTTTTCACCAGTGCCGATGATGCCGAAGCGGCCCTGACAGCCGCCTACGATGCCCTACAGCAGGGTAGCCTCTACGGCCAGGATCTGAATGTAGTGGGCGAAGTGCCATCGGACAACGTAACCAGCAGCAACGGCGATGTAAACGCGCTGGAACGGTTGATCTGGACCCCCCAAACGGGTCAGGTAAGCGGTGTATTCCAGAATTCGTACGTTGGTATCAACCGGGCCAATGCCGTGCTGCGGTACGTACCAACCATTCAGATGGATCAAACGCGCCGGAACCAGATTGTAGGCGAAGCGTATTTTCTGCGGGCTTTGCATTATTTCAACCTGGTGCGCATGTACGGTGGCGTTCCGCTACGGCTCGAACCAACGGAGTCGGGAGAACCCAGCGTCGTTGCGCTGGCTAAATCGACCGCCGACCAGGTTTACGCGCAGATCCTGACCGATTTGCAACAGGCCGAACAGTTAACGGCGACGACATTCGGTAGCCAGACGGCGAACCGGACCCGTATCATCAAAACAGCGGCCAACGCCTTACAGACCCGTGTCTACCTGACCCAGCGTCAGTGGAGCGATGCGGCTACCGCGGCCAACAAAGTGATCAGCAGCGGTTTGTACCAGTTATCACCGACCTTCAATGCGTTGTTTCCGCCGGATAACAATACCGAGTCGATTGTTGAGGTACAGTTTGCCGGTAATGCCGACGGTGGGTTCATTCTGCCTGACCTGTTGCTGCCATCGCCCCCGGCTACGTATTCGTTCCCGAAGTTCAATATTCCGACGACGGAGCTGCTTCAGTACGCGGATACCCTCAACGATCTCCGTTGGAAGTTTACGGGGGAGGTCACGCAGGCCGGTCGTAACCACGCCAGTTTTGTGATGGCTACATCGGGTAATGCAAACGATAATGGCCCGTTTGTCTACAAATGGCGGAGTAATCCAAACGCGTTCAACAGCCCGGATAATTACTACGTGCTGCGGCTGGCGGACGTAATGCTGATGTTCGCCGAAGCGTCGAACGAGCAGAACGGACCCAATCAGGATGCGCTTACAAGACTAAACGCCGTACGCACCCGCGCGGGTTTAGCCGCGCTCACACTGGCCAATCTCACGACAAAACAGGCGTTCCGCGATGAAGTAGATCGCCAGCGTCGGCTGGAGCTGGCTTTTGAAGGCGAACGCTGGTTTGACTTGCTGCGCTACGCCCGTCAGACACAGGCCGACGCGAGCGCAACGCACAAAGTAACGGCACTCGATATCATCCAACAGGTTCGGGGTACGCGCGACGTGAACTACCTGCTCTTCCCGATTCCACAGAGCGAGGTCAACAACAACGCGTTGATCCAGCAAAATCCTGGTTACTAG